Proteins found in one Pseudopipra pipra isolate bDixPip1 chromosome 19, bDixPip1.hap1, whole genome shotgun sequence genomic segment:
- the CD7 gene encoding T-cell antigen CD7, with protein MLWMSCLPSASLCLLLLPCFPAQTGGENEQSTDVLSVWEGDSISITCSISGLGEHLGMHLKSSRKTVNMIYFPKDNPPNISPDLAGRTECSREGRNYRTTLHNVQESDSNIYLCIEYVTVNDHHKILDGRRTIVVVKAKTGGALKQSPLYASPQQGQSVSITCVMNSSRGDEGIYLLRTHVQPESVLYVSNQSATRIPPAFAERLEYSREGKQIVITLHDLQENDSDNYVCAEEVRHGKNTRLLSASGTMVLVKEGEQAHSQKACSGSSWVMYSLLIMVALLFCALVCCTLYRVNIKKYFQKNPPNVVYEDMSYSSRRNTLVRTNTYSRGSED; from the exons ATGCTGTGGATGTCGTGTCTCCCAAGTGCATCCCTCTGTCTGCTGCTCCTCCCGTGCTTCCCTGCCCAGACTG GTGGAGAAAATGAACAGTCAACAGACGTTCTCAGTGTTTGGGAAGGAGACTCCATCAGCATAACTTGCTCAATCAGTGGTTTAGGAGAGCACCTGGGAATGCACTTGAAAAGTAGCAGAAAGACAGTCAATATGATATATTTTCCCAAGGACAATCCTCCAAATATCTCTCCTGATTTGGCTGGTCGCACCGAGTGTTcaagggaaggaaggaattaCAGGACAACTTTGCACAATGTTCAGGAATCTGACTCCAATATCTACCTATGCATTGAGTATGTTACAGTCAATGACCATCACAAAATACTGGATGGGAGGAGAACCATAGTAGTGGTGAAAG CTAAAACTGGCGGGGCTTTGAAGCAGTCACCGCTCTATGCCAGCCCTCAGCAAGGCCAGTCTGTCAGCATCACCTGTGTGATGAACAGCTCACGTGGGGACGAAGGGATCTACTTGCTCAGGACTCATGTGCAGCCTGAAAGTGTTCTGTATGTGTCAAATCAGAGTGCTACAAGGATTCCACCTGCCTTTGCTGAGCGCTTGGAGTAttccagggaagggaagcaaaTAGTGATAACTCTACACGACCTACAGGAGAACGACAGTGATAACTATGTCTGTGCTGAGGAGGTGAGACATGGGAAAAACACCCGTCTCCTCTCAGCAAGTGGCACCATGGTGCTGGTTAAAG AAGGGGAGCAGGCACACTCCCAGAAGGCATGCAGTGGTAGTTCCTGGGTCATGTATTCCCTCCTCATCATGGTGGCACTACTGTTTTGTGCACTGGTGTGCTGCACCTTGTACCGTGTCAAT ATAAAGAAAtacttccaaaaaaaccccccaaatgtAGTTTATGAAGATATGTCTTACAGTTCTAGACGGAACACACTGGTCAGAACCAACACCTACTCCAGGGGCAGTGAAGATTAA